The Deltaproteobacteria bacterium genome window below encodes:
- a CDS encoding PilZ domain-containing protein: protein MRGLSEMSDQERRAHPRSPASLATRIWHEERLLLSARTLDISLSGALLHGSVRLDPGEIVRVEVSRGGLRNPLVLRAEVVRIETPSPLLRRHGIAVRWLDADVADHAALASLLRANPS, encoded by the coding sequence ATGCGAGGACTCTCCGAGATGAGCGACCAGGAGCGACGCGCCCACCCGCGCAGTCCGGCATCACTCGCGACGCGGATCTGGCACGAGGAGCGACTGCTGCTCTCGGCACGGACGCTCGACATCAGCTTGAGCGGCGCGCTGCTCCACGGCAGCGTGCGCCTCGACCCGGGGGAGATCGTCCGCGTCGAGGTCAGCCGTGGCGGGCTGCGCAATCCCTTGGTGCTGCGCGCCGAGGTCGTCCGCATCGAGACGCCCTCGCCGCTGCTACGCCGGCACGGCATCGCGGTGCGCTGGCTCGACGCCGATGTCGCCGATCACGCGGCGTTGGCCTCGTTGCTGCGCGCCAACCCCAGCTGA
- a CDS encoding NAD(P)H-dependent oxidoreductase subunit E, which yields MPGKQLSPEIEARIQQLWPRFPEGRAGRALCLPVLYLAQEQFGHVDAEVIDLVAARLGLTAAHVTGVATFYFMINRSRPGRFHLQVCTNIGCQLMGAYDVFDHCKRRLGVANKGTTADDNITLTEVECLAACGYGPVAQIAERGQPEIPLYFEQLDRAKIDAILDALAKGQVPRELGV from the coding sequence GTGCCAGGCAAGCAACTCTCCCCCGAGATCGAGGCGCGCATCCAGCAGCTGTGGCCGCGCTTTCCCGAAGGCCGTGCCGGTCGCGCGCTGTGTCTGCCGGTGCTGTACCTCGCGCAGGAACAGTTCGGACACGTCGACGCCGAGGTCATCGACCTCGTCGCCGCGCGACTGGGCCTCACCGCCGCCCACGTCACGGGCGTCGCGACGTTCTATTTCATGATCAACCGGTCGCGACCCGGTCGCTTCCACCTGCAGGTCTGCACCAACATCGGCTGTCAGCTGATGGGGGCGTACGACGTGTTCGATCACTGCAAGCGCCGGCTCGGGGTCGCCAACAAGGGCACCACCGCCGACGACAACATCACGCTCACCGAGGTCGAGTGCCTCGCGGCGTGTGGCTACGGCCCGGTGGCGCAGATCGCCGAGCGCGGCCAGCCCGAGATCCCGCTGTACTTCGAGCAGCTCGATCGCGCCAAGATCGACGCCATCCTCGACGCCCTGGCCAAGGGCCAGGTGCCGCGCGAACTCGGCGTCTAG
- the nuoK gene encoding NADH-quinone oxidoreductase subunit NuoK: MLPITHFLYLAFALFLIGAAGVLLRRNVLIVLMSVELMLNAANIALVAFSRQWGNADGQVLAMFTIAVAAAEAAVGLAIVVSIFRARTGTDIDDLSLLRD; encoded by the coding sequence ATGCTGCCGATCACGCACTTCCTCTACCTCGCGTTCGCGCTGTTCCTCATCGGGGCCGCGGGCGTGCTGCTGCGACGCAACGTGCTCATCGTGCTGATGAGCGTGGAGCTCATGCTCAACGCCGCCAACATCGCGCTGGTCGCGTTCTCCCGGCAGTGGGGCAACGCCGACGGCCAGGTGCTGGCGATGTTCACGATCGCCGTGGCCGCGGCCGAGGCCGCGGTCGGCCTCGCGATCGTGGTGTCGATCTTCCGCGCCCGCACCGGCACCGACATCGACGACCTGTCGCTGCTGCGCGACTAG
- a CDS encoding GNAT family N-acetyltransferase, translating to MKVHFIAIAGTGMGALARLLKDAGHDVRGSDTAVYPPMSEQLARAEIPVMLGFSPANLAWAPDAVVVGNVCSKDHPEVVEAGARGLPLESFPSLLAKALLPGRDSLVIAGTHGKTTTSSLVAWLLESAGLQPSFLIGGVPLNFGLGARLGQGRAFVLEGDEYDTAFFDKGSKFLHYRPKRAILTGVEYDHADIFADLEQVRAAFRAFVALVPEDGELIVNAEDSEALGIAAGARCRVTTYRVLPEHARPEGADVLALQRPRSPGGRNTFEVVVRGESLGLFSTQLIGRYNLGNVLAAIAMAKAEGAGLEALRRGVRSFRGVKRRQELVGMAQGVRVLSDFAHHPTAVQLTVTAVRKQYPEQALHVCFEPRSASSRRRAFADAFASSFDAATAVYVGPLFAPEKIPFDDRLDTVALARGIGSRGVKARSFDEVDALAAAVLENAVPGDTVLMLSSGAFGGLPDKLLFGFGDPVTFMAPEDADAVTTLLAGYDLPPIVPSGDVETFVMRAPGVVVGVVSLQNAEDAGFLFGLAVAPDRRGTGLGWVLGDCVLRRARELGLRRIYLLTTSAADFFGQKLGFSPIDTRSADPAIRDAPNFVAAAAQPGAVCMELVLPGG from the coding sequence TTGAAGGTGCACTTCATTGCGATCGCCGGCACCGGCATGGGCGCGCTGGCCCGACTCCTCAAGGATGCCGGCCACGACGTGCGCGGCTCCGACACCGCGGTGTATCCACCGATGTCCGAGCAACTCGCGCGCGCCGAGATCCCGGTGATGCTGGGCTTCTCGCCGGCCAACCTCGCGTGGGCGCCCGACGCGGTCGTGGTCGGCAACGTCTGCAGCAAGGATCACCCCGAGGTGGTCGAGGCGGGCGCCCGCGGCCTGCCGCTCGAGAGCTTCCCGAGCCTGCTCGCCAAGGCGCTGCTGCCGGGTCGCGACAGCCTCGTCATCGCGGGCACCCACGGCAAGACCACCACCAGCAGCCTCGTGGCGTGGCTGCTCGAGTCCGCGGGGTTGCAGCCGTCGTTCCTCATCGGTGGGGTGCCGCTCAACTTCGGGCTCGGCGCACGGCTGGGGCAGGGCAGGGCCTTCGTGCTCGAGGGCGACGAGTACGACACCGCGTTCTTCGACAAGGGCAGCAAGTTCCTCCACTACCGGCCCAAGCGCGCGATCCTCACGGGCGTCGAGTACGACCACGCCGACATCTTCGCGGACCTCGAGCAGGTGCGGGCCGCGTTCCGGGCCTTCGTCGCGCTGGTGCCCGAGGACGGCGAGCTCATCGTCAACGCCGAGGATTCCGAGGCGCTCGGCATCGCCGCCGGTGCGCGCTGCCGCGTGACCACCTACCGCGTGCTGCCGGAGCACGCGCGGCCCGAGGGCGCCGACGTGCTCGCGCTGCAACGGCCGCGCTCCCCCGGCGGCCGCAATACCTTCGAGGTCGTCGTGCGCGGCGAGAGCCTGGGGCTGTTCAGCACCCAGCTCATCGGGCGCTACAACCTCGGCAACGTGCTGGCCGCGATCGCGATGGCCAAGGCCGAGGGCGCCGGGCTCGAGGCCTTGCGTCGCGGTGTCCGCAGCTTTCGCGGGGTCAAGCGACGCCAGGAGCTGGTCGGCATGGCCCAGGGCGTGCGCGTGCTGTCGGACTTCGCGCATCACCCCACGGCGGTGCAGCTGACCGTCACCGCGGTGCGCAAGCAGTACCCCGAGCAGGCGCTGCACGTGTGCTTCGAGCCGCGCAGCGCCTCATCGCGGCGCCGCGCGTTCGCCGACGCGTTCGCGAGCAGCTTCGATGCCGCGACCGCGGTCTACGTCGGCCCGCTGTTCGCGCCCGAGAAGATCCCCTTCGACGATCGGCTCGACACCGTCGCGCTGGCGCGCGGCATCGGCTCGCGCGGGGTCAAGGCCCGCAGCTTCGACGAGGTCGACGCACTCGCCGCCGCGGTGCTCGAGAACGCGGTGCCCGGCGACACGGTGTTGATGCTCAGCTCGGGCGCGTTCGGCGGCCTGCCCGACAAGCTGCTGTTCGGCTTCGGCGATCCGGTGACCTTCATGGCGCCCGAGGACGCCGACGCCGTCACCACGCTGCTGGCGGGCTACGACCTGCCGCCCATCGTGCCCTCGGGCGACGTCGAGACCTTCGTCATGCGGGCGCCCGGCGTGGTCGTCGGCGTGGTCAGCCTGCAGAACGCCGAGGACGCCGGGTTCCTGTTCGGCCTCGCGGTCGCACCCGATCGGCGCGGCACGGGCTTGGGCTGGGTGCTCGGCGACTGCGTGTTGCGTCGGGCCCGCGAGCTCGGCTTGCGGCGGATCTACCTGCTCACCACCTCCGCGGCGGACTTCTTCGGACAGAAGCTGGGCTTCTCGCCGATCGACACGCGCAGCGCCGATCCGGCGATCCGCGACGCGCCGAACTTCGTCGCCGCCGCGGCGCAGCCGGGGGCGGTGTGCATGGAGCTCGTGCTCCCCGGCGGCTGA
- the nuoF gene encoding NADH-quinone oxidoreductase subunit NuoF produces MGWFDVKIISEHFDVPEAKQLDYYERKGGYRSARKAVAMAPEAISAEVVASNLRGRGGAGFPTGMKWSFVPKDADTVYLVVNADESEPGTFKDRHILFWNPHMLIEGMIIASVALKVRNAYIYIRGEMAREYRVLQAAIDQAYAKGYLGERVFGSGASVDITVYRGLGAYICGEETALLSSLEGGRGWPRLKPPFPAVKGLWGKPTIVNNVETIANLPWIVEHGGKAFAELGTGRSGGLRIVSVCGHVKKPGVYELPLTVTGRQLVEDVCGGVPKGRKIKGVIPGGVSMPVLTDAELDVPFEFDALQKDERIREVEVRPGQKFDLGGGRTLRTMAGSGGVVVMDDATDITQAAWRIVHFFAEESCGQCTPCREGTGWLAQVAHRIAFGHGRAGDVDLLASIADGIAGNTICALGDAAAWPTLAFLTKFRDEFEAKVRDAHPVVVAGGHHHAPAHGDGVTGAA; encoded by the coding sequence ATGGGATGGTTCGACGTCAAGATCATCAGTGAGCACTTCGATGTGCCCGAGGCCAAGCAGCTCGACTACTACGAGCGCAAGGGCGGCTATCGCAGCGCCCGCAAGGCGGTGGCGATGGCCCCCGAGGCCATCTCGGCCGAGGTCGTGGCCAGCAACCTGCGCGGCCGCGGCGGTGCAGGTTTCCCGACCGGCATGAAGTGGAGCTTCGTGCCCAAGGACGCCGACACGGTCTACCTCGTCGTCAACGCCGACGAGAGCGAGCCCGGCACCTTCAAGGATCGGCACATCCTCTTCTGGAACCCGCACATGTTGATCGAGGGGATGATCATCGCCTCGGTCGCGCTCAAGGTGCGCAACGCGTACATCTACATCCGCGGCGAGATGGCCCGGGAGTACCGCGTGCTGCAGGCCGCGATCGATCAGGCCTACGCCAAGGGCTACCTCGGCGAGCGCGTGTTCGGCTCGGGCGCGTCGGTCGACATCACGGTCTACCGCGGCCTCGGGGCCTACATCTGTGGCGAAGAGACGGCGCTCTTGTCGAGCCTCGAGGGTGGCCGCGGCTGGCCGCGGCTCAAGCCGCCGTTCCCGGCCGTCAAGGGCCTGTGGGGCAAGCCGACCATCGTCAACAACGTCGAGACCATCGCGAACCTGCCGTGGATCGTCGAGCACGGTGGCAAGGCCTTCGCCGAGCTCGGCACCGGTCGCTCCGGCGGCCTGCGCATCGTGTCGGTGTGCGGCCACGTGAAGAAGCCCGGCGTCTACGAGCTGCCGCTCACCGTCACCGGCCGTCAGCTGGTCGAGGACGTCTGCGGCGGCGTGCCCAAGGGCCGCAAGATCAAGGGCGTCATCCCCGGTGGCGTGTCGATGCCGGTGCTCACCGACGCCGAGCTCGACGTGCCGTTCGAGTTCGACGCGCTGCAGAAGGACGAGCGCATCCGCGAGGTCGAGGTGCGTCCGGGGCAGAAGTTCGACCTGGGCGGCGGTCGCACGCTGCGGACCATGGCCGGCTCCGGTGGCGTGGTCGTGATGGACGACGCCACCGACATCACCCAGGCGGCGTGGCGCATCGTCCACTTCTTCGCCGAGGAGAGCTGTGGCCAGTGCACGCCGTGCCGCGAGGGCACCGGTTGGCTGGCCCAGGTCGCCCATCGCATCGCGTTCGGCCACGGCCGCGCCGGCGACGTCGACCTGCTGGCGTCGATCGCCGACGGCATCGCCGGCAACACCATCTGCGCCCTCGGTGACGCGGCCGCGTGGCCGACCCTGGCGTTCCTCACCAAGTTCCGCGACGAGTTCGAGGCCAAGGTCCGCGACGCCCACCCGGTGGTGGTCGCCGGCGGACACCACCACGCGCCGGCACACGGCGACGGCGTCACAGGTGCCGCATGA
- a CDS encoding NADH-quinone oxidoreductase subunit J, with product MSGQELVFYLFAAIAVVSALATVSRRNPVVAAVWLVATFFAVAVCYLLLSATFLAAIQILVYAGAMMVLFVFVIMVLDVDERGREEHRRPSRVARVGYYGSLVLSGGFLAWVLLGTLARQFLSPGAAMDPSVEFGTANAIGREIFTDYLFAFEAISLLLLAAVIGAVVVARNRRDREKDSLQDGMTHAARHAAGVVDHLEPGDIAPPGPTPVMDFGAPSASGHDGGT from the coding sequence ATGAGCGGGCAAGAGCTGGTCTTCTATCTGTTCGCGGCCATCGCAGTGGTGTCGGCGCTGGCGACGGTGTCCCGTCGCAACCCGGTGGTCGCGGCGGTGTGGCTGGTCGCGACCTTCTTCGCGGTCGCGGTGTGCTACCTGCTGCTGTCGGCGACCTTCCTCGCCGCGATCCAGATCCTCGTCTACGCCGGCGCCATGATGGTGCTGTTCGTGTTCGTGATCATGGTGCTCGACGTCGACGAGCGCGGTCGCGAGGAGCACCGTCGGCCCTCGCGGGTGGCCCGGGTGGGCTACTACGGCTCGCTGGTGCTCTCGGGTGGGTTCCTGGCGTGGGTGCTGCTCGGCACGCTCGCGCGGCAGTTCCTGAGCCCGGGCGCCGCGATGGATCCGAGCGTCGAATTCGGCACCGCCAACGCCATCGGTCGCGAGATCTTCACCGACTACCTGTTCGCGTTCGAGGCCATCTCGCTGCTGCTGCTGGCGGCGGTGATCGGCGCGGTGGTCGTGGCCCGCAACCGCCGTGACCGCGAGAAGGACTCGCTGCAGGACGGCATGACCCACGCGGCGCGCCACGCCGCCGGCGTCGTCGATCACCTCGAGCCCGGCGACATCGCACCGCCCGGCCCCACGCCCGTCATGGACTTCGGCGCGCCCTCGGCGTCCGGCCACGACGGCGGCACCTGA